One Burkholderia thailandensis E264 genomic window carries:
- a CDS encoding PAS domain-containing sensor histidine kinase has translation MTCPAEDDFRRLLDALSLCVLLHDAQTKAIVWANRAACDVLGFTLEELLPLKAPDMTRPGPKYPREVGVGAMDRSMTDGPQVYEWCYRSRTGVDMLSEATATYVRLRERDVVMVQFRDISAEEATRQALRRYEARLREFMQDLDEGVAVLTPHGGVQFISESGRRVLGIAVGEPLGGVLDYCTVADRDRLIAQLRDAPACRPSEPQRYRIARRDGASRWVRITCRRVDIEGDLSGLLIHFRDVTDEVALEEARRAEARMLEYAGRYNAMGEMAAAIAHELSQPLAAVRNFIEGAIRRLGQPGATDDIVWGLRSADRQAEHAALIIKSVREYIVRRESVETVVDLRDILADVSYFIDLRAKEAGVAVTIMQADAPLPVRCERVLIGQVILNLAFNAIEALAGIERPARTLTLRTGGHAAHAVLYAVDNGPGVPDGMHAQLFDGFSSSKVGGNGIGLSLCKNIVTRHGGQIRAQPAAGGGLECRFTLPLA, from the coding sequence ATGACCTGTCCCGCCGAAGACGATTTCCGCCGCTTGCTCGACGCGCTGTCGCTGTGCGTGCTGCTGCACGACGCGCAGACCAAGGCGATCGTCTGGGCGAACCGGGCGGCGTGCGACGTGCTCGGCTTTACGCTCGAAGAACTGCTGCCGCTGAAGGCGCCGGACATGACGCGTCCCGGGCCGAAGTACCCGCGCGAGGTTGGCGTCGGCGCGATGGACCGCTCGATGACCGATGGTCCGCAGGTGTACGAGTGGTGTTACCGGTCGCGCACCGGCGTCGACATGCTGTCGGAGGCCACCGCGACATACGTGCGGTTGCGCGAGCGCGACGTCGTGATGGTGCAGTTTCGCGACATCAGCGCGGAGGAGGCGACTCGCCAGGCGCTGCGGCGCTACGAGGCGAGGCTGCGGGAGTTCATGCAGGACCTGGACGAAGGCGTCGCCGTGCTCACGCCGCACGGCGGCGTGCAGTTCATCAGCGAATCGGGGCGGCGCGTGCTCGGCATCGCGGTGGGCGAGCCGCTTGGCGGCGTGCTCGATTACTGCACGGTCGCCGATCGCGACCGGCTGATCGCGCAACTGCGCGATGCGCCCGCGTGCCGTCCGTCCGAGCCGCAGCGCTACCGGATCGCGCGCCGCGACGGCGCGTCGCGGTGGGTGCGGATCACGTGCCGGCGCGTCGACATCGAAGGCGACCTGAGCGGCTTGCTGATCCACTTCCGCGACGTGACCGACGAAGTGGCGCTGGAGGAAGCGCGGCGCGCCGAGGCGCGGATGCTCGAATACGCGGGGCGCTACAACGCGATGGGCGAGATGGCGGCCGCGATCGCGCACGAGCTCAGCCAGCCGCTCGCGGCGGTGCGCAATTTCATCGAGGGCGCGATCCGGCGGCTCGGCCAGCCGGGCGCGACGGACGACATCGTCTGGGGGCTGCGCAGCGCCGACCGGCAGGCGGAGCACGCGGCGCTCATCATCAAGAGCGTGCGCGAATACATCGTGCGGCGCGAGTCCGTCGAGACGGTCGTCGATCTGCGTGACATCCTGGCGGACGTGTCGTACTTCATCGATCTGCGCGCGAAGGAAGCGGGCGTTGCGGTGACGATCATGCAGGCGGACGCGCCGCTGCCGGTGCGCTGCGAGCGGGTGCTGATCGGGCAGGTCATCCTGAATCTCGCATTCAATGCGATCGAGGCGCTGGCCGGCATCGAGCGGCCGGCTCGCACGTTGACGCTCCGCACCGGCGGGCATGCGGCGCATGCGGTGCTGTATGCCGTCGACAACGGGCCCGGCGTTCCCGACGGCATGCATGCGCAACTGTTCGACGGGTTTTCGTCGTCGAAAGTCGGCGGCAACGGGATCGGGCTGTCGCTGTGCAAGAACATCGTCACGCGCCACGGCGGCCAGATCAGGGCGCAGCCGGCGGCGGGCGGCGGGCTCGAATGCCGCTTCACGCTGCCGCTCGCATAG
- a CDS encoding aromatic-ring-hydroxylating dioxygenase subunit beta, with the protein MMDEHNAPFTDRALARAVEFIWREAELLDRRDYRGWLALWNPAGHYVVPIDPAATDFEATLNYVYDDHEMREKRVERMLSGHSASASDAARTVRTVSRFTLERESADTIEVKSAQVVVAYKRGAATLFAADVAHRLELRGGDVRLAEKVIRLIDSTDALSAIGFLL; encoded by the coding sequence ATGATGGACGAGCACAACGCCCCTTTTACCGACCGCGCGCTCGCGCGCGCCGTCGAATTCATCTGGCGCGAGGCCGAGTTGCTCGATCGCCGCGATTATCGCGGCTGGCTCGCGCTGTGGAACCCGGCCGGCCATTACGTCGTGCCGATCGATCCGGCCGCGACCGACTTCGAAGCCACGCTCAACTATGTGTACGACGATCACGAGATGCGCGAGAAGCGCGTTGAGCGCATGCTGTCCGGCCACTCGGCCTCGGCGTCGGACGCGGCGCGCACCGTGCGCACCGTGTCGCGCTTCACGCTCGAGCGCGAAAGCGCGGACACGATCGAAGTGAAGTCCGCGCAGGTCGTCGTCGCCTACAAGCGCGGCGCGGCGACGCTGTTCGCGGCGGACGTCGCGCACAGGCTCGAGCTTCGCGGCGGCGACGTGCGCCTCGCCGAGAAGGTAATCCGCCTGATCGACTCGACCGATGCGCTGAGCGCGATCGGCTTCCTGCTGTAA
- a CDS encoding tautomerase family protein produces the protein MPTLEVYLPAGHPDALKAELIDRLTAATVAAIGAPAEAVRILLNALPAAHIGLGGRSAADGAPSALPVIVAILISGRTDDQKRALIAALSDASAAVLDAPLDAIRVIVKDIAATDFGIGGKTARALGR, from the coding sequence ATGCCGACACTCGAAGTGTACTTGCCGGCCGGCCATCCGGACGCCCTTAAGGCCGAGCTGATCGACCGGCTGACCGCCGCGACCGTCGCCGCGATCGGCGCGCCCGCCGAAGCGGTGCGAATCCTGTTGAACGCGCTGCCCGCCGCGCATATCGGGCTCGGCGGCCGCAGCGCGGCCGACGGCGCGCCGAGCGCGCTGCCCGTGATCGTCGCGATCCTGATCTCCGGGCGCACCGACGATCAGAAGCGCGCGCTGATCGCCGCGCTGTCCGACGCGAGCGCGGCCGTGCTCGATGCGCCGTTGGATGCGATTCGCGTGATCGTCAAGGACATTGCGGCCACCGATTTCGGGATCGGCGGCAAGACGGCTCGCGCCCTCGGCCGCTGA